From a region of the Cucumis sativus cultivar 9930 chromosome 6, Cucumber_9930_V3, whole genome shotgun sequence genome:
- the LOC105435935 gene encoding uncharacterized protein LOC105435935 isoform X1, with product MDLREKRENFSLIKLLAKFSEPVLKWEKRHEWRTFKSYSFQDHLRVKFIHVIRKASTLNIMLCSAFLGKIFKVTGSCLTFQVRFFSIILINSIQPKKRTRKLFYSNYVDFFSLDLSFEVERRVCFHVQFLNRWHPYRIYTSWMFEFCACIGNI from the exons ATGGATCTCAGAGAGAAACGTGAgaatttttctctaatcaaGCTTCTCGCGAAGTTTTCTGAG cCAGTACTAAAATGGGAGAAACGCCATGAGTGGAGGACATTCAAAAGCTATTCGTTTCAAGATCATCTTAGAGTAAAATTCATTCATGTAATTAGAAAAG CGTCAACTCTAAACATTATGTTGTGCTCCGCATTTCTtgggaaaattttcaaagtaactG GTTCGTGTCTTACATTTCAAGTAAGatttttctctattattctgataaattcaattcaacctaagaaaagaacaagaaaattattttacagcAATTATGTAGACTTCTTTTCGTTGGATCTTAGTTTTGAAGTAGAAAGAAGAGTTTGTTTCCATGTTCAATTTCTAAATAGGTGGCATCCCTATAGGATATATACTTCTTGGATGTTCGAGTTTTGTGCGTGTATTGGGAATATTTGA
- the LOC105435935 gene encoding uncharacterized protein LOC105435935 isoform X2, producing the protein MDLREKRENFSLIKLLAKFSEPVLKWEKRHEWRTFKSYSFQDHLRVKFIHVIRKASTLNIMLCSAFLGKIFKVTVRSGELLISLSCKVVIIRISPVIAKTQCFYTTKLW; encoded by the exons ATGGATCTCAGAGAGAAACGTGAgaatttttctctaatcaaGCTTCTCGCGAAGTTTTCTGAG cCAGTACTAAAATGGGAGAAACGCCATGAGTGGAGGACATTCAAAAGCTATTCGTTTCAAGATCATCTTAGAGTAAAATTCATTCATGTAATTAGAAAAG CGTCAACTCTAAACATTATGTTGTGCTCCGCATTTCTtgggaaaattttcaaagtaactG ttaggAGTGGAGAATTGTTGATCTCACTTAGTTGCAAGGTCGTTATAATAAGAATCAGCCCTGTCATCGCCAAAACCCAATGTTTCTATACTACTAAGTTATGGTaa
- the LOC105435935 gene encoding uncharacterized protein LOC105435935 isoform X3, with protein sequence MDLREKRENFSLIKLLAKFSEPVLKWEKRHEWRTFKSYSFQDHLRVKFIHVIRKVRSGELLISLSCKVVIIRISPVIAKTQCFYTTKLW encoded by the exons ATGGATCTCAGAGAGAAACGTGAgaatttttctctaatcaaGCTTCTCGCGAAGTTTTCTGAG cCAGTACTAAAATGGGAGAAACGCCATGAGTGGAGGACATTCAAAAGCTATTCGTTTCAAGATCATCTTAGAGTAAAATTCATTCATGTAATTAGAAAAG ttaggAGTGGAGAATTGTTGATCTCACTTAGTTGCAAGGTCGTTATAATAAGAATCAGCCCTGTCATCGCCAAAACCCAATGTTTCTATACTACTAAGTTATGGTaa
- the LOC101220687 gene encoding zinc-finger homeodomain protein 2: METRSEDEEIGTPNSPLCYNNPSSNRESSTKLPNADNPFLSAADRRRDHTVPQLHFSTHQKLTLHHIHKQHTRDHPEATPDPPIQPSISASPPSSAATPTPLPIAGTSSRLISRTPSFAGATDNNIPSSVIRYRECLKNHAASTGGHVLDGCGEFMPNGENGTFEAMKCAACECHRNFHRKEMKDDPPFQQALPSGFFISNSIRNNGHRTERTPVVPVSRHHQLPAVPISSMMMAFGGSNGAPDESSSEDLNMYHPSNNGARDLFGQQTQLIKKRFRTKFTQGQKDKMEEFAEKLGWKIQKHDELEVQQFCAEVGVRRQVFKVWMHNNKQAMKKKQM, from the coding sequence ATGGAGACGAGAAGTGAAGATGAGGAAATAGGAACTCCTAATTCCCCTTTGTGCTATAATAATCCATCATCAAATAGGGAATCTTCAACCAAACTGCCTAATGCTGATAATCCGTTTCTCTCAGCTGCTGATAGAAGAAGAGATCACACGGTACCCCAACTTCACTTCTCTACTCATCAGAAATTGACTCTCCATCATATACACAAACAACACACAAGAGACCATCCTGAAGCAACCCCAGATCCTCCAATCCAGCCCTCCATTTCTGCCTCTCCGCCGTCATCTGCTGCTACTCCGACTCCGCTGCCAATTGCCGGCACCAGCAGCAGATTGATCTCAAGAACGCCATCATTTGCAGGTGCAACAGACAACAATATACCTTCATCGGTTATTCGATACCGAGAATGTTTGAAAAACCACGCAGCAAGTACTGGTGGCCATGTTCTTGATGGCTGCGGGGAGTTCATGCCAAATGGGGAAAATGGAACATTTGAGGCAATGAAGTGTGCAGCTTGTGAATGCCATCGGAACTTTCAcaggaaagaaatgaaagatgaTCCACCCTTCCAGCAAGCTTTACCCAGTGGTTTCTTCATCTCCAACTCCATCAGAAACAATGGCCATCGCACTGAAAGGACACCAGTTGTTCCAGTGTCCCGTCACCATCAATTACCGGCGGTTCCAATTTCTTCAATGATGATGGCATTTGGAGGAAGCAATGGAGCTCCAGATGAGTCTTCCAGTGAGGATCTAAACATGTATCACCCGTCTAATAATGGAGCCCGGGACCTGTTCGGTCAGCAGACACAACTAATAAAGAAACGTTTTAGGACAAAGTTCACTCAAGGACAGAAGGACAAGATGGAAGAATTTGCTGAAAAATTGGGGTGGAAAATTCAGAAACATGATGAACTGGAAGTGCAGCAGTTTTGCGCTGAGGTGGGAGTAAGGAGACAAGTTTTCAAGGTTTGGATGCACAACAACAAACAAGccatgaagaagaaacaaatgtAA